In Natrinema sp. HArc-T2, the genomic window TCTTGCCGCGCACTATGGTGAGTGCGAGGGGAGGGGATCGAACCCACGAACTCCTACGAGAGCGGATCTTGAGTCCGCCGCCGTTGACCGCTTGGCTACCCTCGCACGCATCTCGCTCTGAGACGCTCGCAGGGGTTAAATCGTCCGATTGCCGCTCGAGCGCCACTCGATCACGAAACGCATCGCTCGCGGACCGACGAGACCCCGCGGCGCGTAGAGGCAGCGGACCCGCTCACGTCGCTCGGCTCTCGAACTCCGTCTCCGTGTACCGCTGATCGCAGTTCAGACACTGGTAGCCCCCCTCGATGTGGGCGTACAGGCGTTCCCCGCAGTGCTGGCAGCGACCGTATGGCTGAGCCATTAGGCCAATATGGTCCTCGTAACGGGATAAATACCGTGCTTACACACGCTACGGACTACCTAACCGACGGCGTTACCCGTCTATCGGTCCTCGAGTCGACCATGGACGACCACACCCGCGATCCAACCGTCGACCCACCAGCCGGGGCCCCGACGGGCTGGAACGAGTCCGCAGGTCGCTGGGAGCACGCGACGTTGCGCCGGGCGACCGTCCACGGCGTGCGGCTGTTCAACGACGGCGCGTTCCACGAGTCTCACGACTGCTTCGAGGCGGAGTGGTACAACTACGGGGCCGGCACCATCGAGAGCAAGTTCTGTCACGGGATGGTCCAGGTGGCTGCCGGTGTGTACAAACGCGTCGACTTCGAGAACGACAGCGGCATGCGGAGTCTCTTCGAGACGGCACTGGGGTATCTCACAGACGTGCCCCGCGACTACTACGGCGTCGACGTGCTCGCGGTCCGAACCACGCTGACGAACGCCCTCGCGGACCCGACGCGGATCGACGGCTGGCAGCTCACACTCGACGGCACACAGCCGATCGCTCACAGCGACGACTACGCGTACGCCGACGCGCTCGAGGACTGACCCCGTCAGAGACCGAATCGCCTTTCCCCTTTCAGGCGTACTAATAGGTAATGAGAGTTGCACAGCTCGGGTCGGGAACGCCGGAGATCGCAGTCGTCGCGGGCGTCCACGGGGACGAACCCTGTGGCGTCCGGGCCGTCGAGCGATTGCTCGACGATCGCCCGACCGTCAAACGCCCCGTCAAGCTCATCGTCGCCAACGAGAAAGCGCTCGAGCGACGGGTGCGGTTCGTCGACGAAGATCTCAATCGCACGTTCCCCGGCGATCCGAACGCCAAGACACACGAAGGCCAGCTCGCACACGACCTCGTCAGCGAACTCGAGGGCTGTCTGACCTTCTCGATGCACTCCACGCAGAGCCACGCCGATCCCTTCGCCATCGTCAACGGTGTGAGCGAGACGGCCAAGGCGATCGTCCCGCAGTTGCCCGTCACGGCGATGGTCGAGACGAGTAACTTCGCGGACGGACGGCTCTTCTCGACGGTCGACACCGTCGAGGTCGAGTGTGGGCTGCAGGGCTCGGAGACGGCCGCCGAAAACGCCGACCGGTTGACGCGCGCGTTTCTCACCGCCGTCGATGCGTTGCCCGGCGATACCGTCCGTCGTGATCTACCCGTCTATCGACTGACCGACGTCATCGACAAGGAACAGGCCGACACCTACGAGGTCTTCGTCGAGAACTTCACGGAAGTCGAAGCCGGCGCGCCGTTTGCCGCAGCCGACGGCAAAAAACAGGTCGCCGACGAGGCGTTCTACCCGGTGCTCATGTCGCCGAACGGCTACCGGAACGTCTTCGGCTACACCGCCGAAAAAGTCGACGTTCTCGAGTCACCGACGGCGGCCGACTGAGAATCTGAAATCGCGAGGACACAAGGCATATCCCCCTCTCCCCCATATGAACGTGTATGGAGTTCCCACCGAACCAAGGTCTCGATCAGGAGGAGGTCAACGAGCAGGTCGCCGAAACGCTCGAGGAAAACGAAATCGTCCTCTTCATGAAAGGGACCGAACTGATGCCCCAGTGTGGCTACTCCCGCAAAGCGCTTGGGCTGATCAGCCAGCATCGCGACGAGTTCGAAACCGTCGACGTCCTCGAGTCACTCGACGAGTATCGCGTCGCACTTAACGAGCAAAGCGGCTGGGAGACGATCCCTCAGACGTTCGTCGACGGCGAGTTCGTCGGCGGCTCCGACATCCTCGAGGAACTCGACGAACGCGGTGAACTTGCGGAGACGCTCAACGCGGCGTAGGGCGTCCGACCGTGAACGCAGATTTGTCACGAGTCATCTCTCACGGATTTAATAGCAGGTCATATAAGTCGCGGCCTCGTAGTAACAGACCACGACTGTCGCCGTAGACACCTTCCCACTATGTCAACAGAGGAATCCAGACACGTATATCGGCTGCACTCGACACTCGAACTGCCCCTCGAAGATCTCCATGACCACATCGACGACGCAACGTTCCCCGACGGAGTCGACGACGTCGAGATCACGCGGCGCAACAACACGCTGATCCTCAAAGCCGTCGCCGAGGATCAGTCCGTCAGCAAGTACACCCCGACGGCCCAGCTCAAAGCCAGCGTCACGGAAAACCGGGTCTACGAAGAGGACCCCGACGAGCGCCGGCAGAAGTCCTTTAGCTGGGACGAGGACGAAGAAGAGGAGATCGAATCCGAACTCGTCGAGTTCGCCGCGTTCAAAGGCGACCGCGAGACCGTCCTGCAGAACTCGCTGCTGCAGTACCAGATGTTCCTCGTGCTCTGTGGCATCGCCGAAGCTGCCGAGAAAGGAACGCTGACGGCGATCTCCGAACGCGACGGCGATCTCGAGGCGACCCGGATCGTCGACGGCGAACCGCGACCCGCCGACATCGAAGTCGTCGAAGGCCCCCGCGACCACGGCTCGGGCCAGGGCGGCGTCAACTGGCGGGACAACAAGTTCATTACGGACTGACGGT contains:
- a CDS encoding DUF309 domain-containing protein — protein: MDDHTRDPTVDPPAGAPTGWNESAGRWEHATLRRATVHGVRLFNDGAFHESHDCFEAEWYNYGAGTIESKFCHGMVQVAAGVYKRVDFENDSGMRSLFETALGYLTDVPRDYYGVDVLAVRTTLTNALADPTRIDGWQLTLDGTQPIAHSDDYAYADALED
- a CDS encoding succinylglutamate desuccinylase/aspartoacylase family protein, with the protein product MRVAQLGSGTPEIAVVAGVHGDEPCGVRAVERLLDDRPTVKRPVKLIVANEKALERRVRFVDEDLNRTFPGDPNAKTHEGQLAHDLVSELEGCLTFSMHSTQSHADPFAIVNGVSETAKAIVPQLPVTAMVETSNFADGRLFSTVDTVEVECGLQGSETAAENADRLTRAFLTAVDALPGDTVRRDLPVYRLTDVIDKEQADTYEVFVENFTEVEAGAPFAAADGKKQVADEAFYPVLMSPNGYRNVFGYTAEKVDVLESPTAAD
- a CDS encoding glutaredoxin, which encodes MEFPPNQGLDQEEVNEQVAETLEENEIVLFMKGTELMPQCGYSRKALGLISQHRDEFETVDVLESLDEYRVALNEQSGWETIPQTFVDGEFVGGSDILEELDERGELAETLNAA